A single window of Paenibacillus sp. FSL H8-0537 DNA harbors:
- the floA gene encoding flotillin-like protein FloA (flotillin-like protein involved in membrane lipid rafts), protein MGLDPIVSILIIAVIVIIALSVFLSFFPIMLWISALASGVRIGIITLVAMRLRRVVPSRIVNPLIKATKAGLGLNINQLESHFLAGGNVDRVVNALIAAQRANIPLVFERAAAIDLAGRDVLQAVQMSVNPRVIETPTVAAVAKDGIEVKVKARVTVRANIERLVGGAGEETIIARVGEGIVTTVGSANSHKDVLENPDMISRTVLGKGLDAGTAFEILSIDIADVDVGKNIGAHLQTEQAEADKRIAQAKAEERRAMAVAQEQEMKARVIEMRAKVVESESQVPVAMAEALKNGKIGVMDYLNLKNLESDTQMRNSIGKSDAPTEKNDN, encoded by the coding sequence ATGGGTCTGGATCCGATAGTTTCTATATTGATTATTGCGGTTATTGTTATTATTGCACTGTCTGTCTTCCTGAGCTTTTTTCCAATTATGCTCTGGATTTCCGCACTTGCGTCGGGTGTTCGTATCGGTATTATTACACTTGTTGCCATGCGCTTGCGCCGAGTTGTCCCGAGCCGGATTGTTAATCCACTCATTAAAGCTACGAAAGCCGGCCTTGGGCTGAATATTAATCAGCTGGAAAGCCATTTTCTCGCTGGCGGTAACGTTGACCGCGTTGTCAATGCATTGATTGCGGCACAGCGTGCCAATATCCCGCTCGTGTTCGAGCGTGCGGCTGCCATTGATCTTGCTGGCCGTGATGTGCTTCAAGCGGTGCAAATGAGCGTTAATCCACGCGTCATTGAGACACCAACGGTTGCAGCAGTAGCGAAGGACGGTATTGAGGTTAAAGTTAAAGCGCGTGTTACTGTACGTGCCAACATTGAGCGACTTGTCGGTGGTGCCGGTGAAGAGACCATTATCGCCCGGGTCGGCGAAGGTATCGTTACGACGGTTGGTTCGGCAAATTCCCATAAAGACGTTCTTGAAAATCCAGACATGATTTCCCGTACAGTTCTCGGCAAAGGGCTTGATGCCGGTACAGCTTTCGAAATCTTGTCCATTGATATCGCGGACGTAGACGTAGGCAAAAACATTGGTGCCCATCTCCAAACGGAGCAAGCTGAGGCCGACAAACGGATTGCCCAAGCGAAAGCAGAGGAACGCCGTGCAATGGCAGTAGCGCAGGAGCAGGAGATGAAGGCGCGCGTTATTGAAATGCGGGCGAAAGTTGTGGAATCCGAATCGCAAGTGCCAGTTGCTATGGCTGAAGCGCTCAAAAACGGAAAAATCGGCGTCATGGATTATTTGAACCTGAAAAACCTGGAGTCGGATACACAAATGCGTAATTCCATTGGCAAGAGCGACGCCCCAACCGAAAAAAATGACAATTAA
- a CDS encoding nodulation protein NfeD — MNIKKWRQTAFWARLAVFSSLVVALGSGLLVGMQPVKAQQLAADEAGGAVYIVPVKQTIESGLKSFLERAYKEAAEAKAERVVLVINTFGGEVTSAEEIGEVIRKSAIPTTAYIEGKAVSAGTYIALNAQNIVMEPGSTIGAAAVVDGGGQLIDNPKIVSYWTKTMMEAAKLNGRDANIAAAMVDTTVAVSLPKAGIEKPAGEILSLSADEALASGYAEHIAASVGEAITWLKLDHKQLISFEPSLAEKVSRWLVNPYVMTVLLILGIAGIVVELLMPGFGVPGILGIISFSLYFFGHYVAGFAGMESIVLFVIGLALLIIEVFVPSFGILGLLGGAALVAGVVTAASDPMTAFISLVTALVVAVLVMYYIFRKYRHRGIWNKFILRDKLTKEEGYVSADEKDSLLGLEGITLTPLRPSGTVQIGDERIDVVTSGEFISTGASVVVVKAEGTWVVVKETMKA, encoded by the coding sequence TTGAATATAAAAAAATGGCGCCAAACCGCTTTCTGGGCGAGATTAGCTGTTTTTTCATCATTGGTTGTCGCCTTAGGCAGCGGCCTGCTGGTCGGTATGCAGCCTGTAAAGGCACAGCAGCTTGCCGCGGATGAAGCTGGTGGAGCGGTCTACATTGTTCCAGTCAAACAGACGATTGAGAGCGGGCTTAAATCATTTTTGGAGCGCGCTTACAAAGAAGCGGCCGAAGCAAAGGCGGAACGTGTAGTTCTCGTTATTAACACGTTCGGCGGAGAAGTAACCAGCGCAGAGGAGATCGGGGAGGTCATCCGCAAAAGCGCAATTCCTACAACTGCCTATATTGAAGGCAAAGCGGTGTCGGCAGGTACTTACATTGCGCTCAATGCGCAAAATATTGTAATGGAGCCGGGAAGTACAATTGGCGCAGCAGCTGTCGTTGATGGCGGAGGCCAATTGATTGATAACCCGAAAATCGTCTCCTATTGGACGAAGACGATGATGGAGGCTGCAAAGCTGAATGGCCGGGATGCGAATATAGCAGCTGCTATGGTTGATACGACAGTGGCGGTTAGCTTGCCGAAAGCAGGCATAGAGAAGCCGGCAGGGGAAATATTATCCCTATCCGCCGACGAGGCGCTGGCTAGCGGCTACGCGGAGCATATCGCAGCCTCTGTAGGGGAAGCTATTACATGGCTGAAGCTTGATCATAAGCAGCTCATTTCGTTTGAGCCGTCGCTGGCTGAGAAAGTATCACGCTGGCTCGTTAATCCGTATGTGATGACCGTGCTGCTCATCCTTGGTATTGCGGGCATCGTAGTTGAGCTTCTGATGCCAGGCTTTGGTGTGCCGGGCATTCTGGGAATAATTTCTTTCAGCTTGTATTTCTTCGGTCATTATGTTGCCGGATTTGCAGGCATGGAATCGATTGTTCTCTTCGTTATAGGCTTGGCTTTGCTCATTATCGAGGTATTCGTTCCAAGCTTCGGCATTTTGGGACTGTTAGGCGGCGCAGCACTCGTTGCTGGTGTAGTTACCGCAGCATCCGATCCGATGACGGCGTTTATCTCGCTCGTCACAGCGCTCGTTGTGGCTGTTCTTGTGATGTATTATATTTTCAGAAAATATAGACATAGAGGCATTTGGAATAAATTCATTCTTCGCGATAAGCTGACGAAGGAAGAAGGTTATGTATCCGCAGATGAGAAAGACAGCCTATTGGGACTTGAGGGGATTACGCTTACTCCGCTAAGACCTTCCGGAACGGTACAAATCGGCGATGAGCGGATTGATGTCGTAACGTCAGGTGAGTTTATTTCAACTGGGGCAAGCGTTGTCGTCGTCAAAGCGGAAGGTACTTGGGTAGTTGTGAAAGAGACAATGAAAGCATAA
- a CDS encoding GatB/YqeY domain-containing protein, whose translation MNLSERLNDDMKQAMRNQDKFRLTTIRMMRASAKNLEIDLKRPLDDSEMLDILSREIKQRKDSLQEFSKAGREDLVTGLNAEIEIISQYLPTQLTEEEIKAIVTQTIHELGASSKAEMGKVMGALLPKTKGRADGKLVNQLVQQFLQ comes from the coding sequence ATGAACCTGAGCGAAAGATTGAACGACGATATGAAGCAGGCCATGAGGAATCAGGACAAGTTCCGGCTTACAACCATTCGTATGATGCGTGCGTCAGCTAAAAACTTGGAAATTGATTTGAAGCGTCCTCTGGACGACAGTGAAATGCTTGATATCCTAAGTCGTGAGATCAAACAACGTAAAGATTCCCTCCAAGAATTTAGCAAAGCCGGCCGTGAGGACCTGGTAACAGGTCTTAACGCAGAAATTGAAATTATTAGTCAATACCTTCCCACGCAGCTGACCGAAGAAGAGATAAAAGCGATAGTAACGCAGACCATCCATGAACTCGGTGCTTCTTCCAAAGCCGAGATGGGGAAAGTCATGGGCGCCTTGTTGCCTAAAACAAAAGGGCGCGCTGACGGTAAACTAGTAAATCAGCTCGTACAACAATTTCTGCAATAA
- the rpsU gene encoding 30S ribosomal protein S21: MSETKVKKNETIDSALRRFKRSIAKDGVLAEVKKRKHYEKPSVKRKKKSEAARKRKF, translated from the coding sequence GTGTCTGAAACTAAGGTTAAGAAAAATGAAACCATTGACTCTGCACTTCGCCGCTTTAAACGTTCTATCGCTAAAGATGGCGTGTTGGCTGAGGTTAAGAAACGCAAACATTATGAAAAGCCGAGTGTAAAGCGTAAGAAGAAGTCCGAGGCTGCTCGTAAGAGAAAGTTTTAG
- a CDS encoding FAD-dependent oxidoreductase has protein sequence MLKKKYKMLTIVALAFLMLVGCYYLYKFKAASIDRLSIDRVQAPFTKVESVEAVKSSYDLIVVGTDPEGIMAAVSGARNGLSVLLLEGRDRDILGGLMTLGGLNTLDLNYSPNQPWYYRYLHKSKFLNEGLFQEWFDQVEGSSVDTHTAANVFYKMIKQEQNIDLLMHVQKMEPILQQSGENMQLTGLSIIKPDGRAEKVAAKVVIDASQDADIAAASGVPYSIGRQDIGEGKAKMAATLVFRMDNVTNEAWRNFKGLEGLGLDSTSIWGFGDARKYPPSDPEKVKIRSLNIGRENNETMLFNTMQIYGVDPLDPKSVARGMEVGKKESPLIVDYLKKTYPQFANMNYAGTASELYIRESRHIYGEYRLTLADVLENRDKWDAIAYGSYDIDIQSINYSDVGTIMLSPMQYGVPFRSLVPLKVDGLLVVGRSASFDTIPHGSARVIPLGMATAEAAGAAASLAISNDITVRELSQSTELISKLRKKLVKQGMDLTYEKFEQPAYMKHKDYKGLVAAASMYMTSGSYSNEAWDLDGSMSIGRYLNKLRTLKKAHPDQFPGFPDGAVKDMKDLLTGPLTLEQSAYMLALTAGLDTTRETALKDLISRGWISEEIIGQMLNVKELTNGDTYMMFYDILKNGFGIVYE, from the coding sequence TTGTTGAAGAAGAAATATAAAATGTTGACGATCGTTGCTCTCGCTTTTTTGATGCTGGTCGGTTGCTATTATTTATATAAATTTAAAGCAGCTTCTATCGATCGTTTGTCCATTGACCGTGTTCAAGCTCCCTTTACGAAGGTCGAATCGGTTGAGGCCGTAAAGTCGAGCTATGATTTAATTGTTGTCGGTACCGATCCGGAAGGAATAATGGCTGCTGTGTCTGGAGCTAGAAATGGGCTGAGCGTGCTGCTGCTTGAAGGCAGAGACCGCGATATTTTGGGCGGTTTAATGACGCTGGGCGGGCTGAATACGCTCGATTTGAATTATTCCCCAAATCAGCCGTGGTATTATCGCTATTTGCACAAATCGAAGTTTTTGAATGAAGGGTTATTTCAGGAGTGGTTTGATCAGGTAGAAGGCAGCTCGGTTGATACACATACGGCGGCCAACGTCTTTTACAAAATGATTAAACAGGAGCAAAACATTGATTTGCTCATGCATGTGCAGAAGATGGAGCCGATTTTGCAGCAGTCCGGCGAGAATATGCAGCTAACGGGGCTGTCGATTATTAAACCGGATGGCAGGGCCGAGAAGGTTGCGGCAAAAGTAGTCATTGATGCTTCGCAGGATGCTGATATCGCTGCCGCCTCTGGCGTTCCTTACTCTATTGGACGCCAAGATATTGGCGAAGGCAAGGCGAAGATGGCAGCAACGCTCGTGTTTAGAATGGACAATGTGACGAACGAGGCTTGGCGGAATTTCAAAGGGCTGGAAGGCTTAGGCTTAGACAGCACGAGCATATGGGGATTTGGCGATGCCAGAAAATATCCGCCAAGCGATCCCGAGAAGGTGAAAATTCGCAGTCTTAATATAGGCAGGGAAAACAATGAAACGATGTTGTTTAACACGATGCAGATTTATGGAGTTGACCCGCTAGATCCGAAATCCGTGGCTCGCGGCATGGAAGTCGGCAAAAAAGAGTCGCCGCTCATCGTCGACTATTTAAAAAAGACATACCCACAGTTCGCCAATATGAACTACGCGGGTACTGCATCAGAGCTGTATATAAGAGAATCACGGCATATATATGGCGAGTACAGGCTGACGCTGGCCGATGTGCTGGAAAATCGGGATAAATGGGATGCAATCGCTTATGGCTCTTACGATATTGATATTCAAAGCATCAACTACAGCGATGTGGGAACAATTATGCTAAGCCCGATGCAATATGGCGTTCCGTTCCGCAGCTTGGTTCCACTTAAAGTCGATGGGCTGCTCGTAGTAGGACGCTCAGCCAGCTTTGACACCATTCCTCATGGCAGTGCAAGGGTCATTCCGCTAGGCATGGCGACGGCAGAAGCTGCAGGAGCGGCGGCGAGCCTTGCCATTAGCAACGACATCACGGTCAGAGAGCTGTCCCAATCGACGGAGCTCATCAGCAAGCTGCGCAAGAAGCTCGTTAAGCAGGGCATGGACTTGACCTATGAAAAGTTCGAACAGCCTGCTTACATGAAACACAAGGACTATAAGGGCCTTGTGGCAGCAGCCAGCATGTATATGACGTCTGGAAGCTATTCGAATGAGGCATGGGACCTTGATGGCTCGATGAGCATTGGGCGCTATTTGAACAAGCTTAGAACGCTCAAAAAAGCGCATCCTGACCAGTTCCCCGGTTTTCCTGACGGTGCGGTCAAGGATATGAAGGATTTATTGACTGGACCATTGACATTGGAGCAGTCGGCCTATATGCTGGCACTGACGGCTGGACTCGATACGACGAGAGAAACGGCGCTTAAGGATCTCATTTCCCGCGGCTGGATCAGCGAGGAAATCATTGGTCAAATGCTCAATGTAAAAGAGCTGACGAATGGGGATACTTACATGATGTTCTACGATATTTTGAAAAATGGCTTTGGCATTGTTTACGAGTGA
- a CDS encoding polysaccharide deacetylase family protein, translating into MSRSKKNIAAGLLSIVLLIAVYATAVAHPGTVVTKKICTSWELAKNRAFIMTHKQANQPQLDSKALTLADNADRVPVLMYHYIAPKADISEPDNNSMISLESFEQGMEYLHTNGYKTATMEQLEKYINGEGALPDKSVVITFDDGYQNNIIYAYPILKKYGFHATMFVVGIHIQQKTAAFDSKKTSFLSTEEMKASSDVFEYHSHTYDLHKKGTAVCGIAYSSLADASLITNDIHQIKELGIDSPYFAYPYGEANTQIIYHLRENGYRMAFSVRSGFAVPGTDPMLVPRLTVTSSTDMHTLLHPEAIVH; encoded by the coding sequence ATGTCCCGTTCCAAAAAAAATATCGCTGCCGGTCTATTGTCAATCGTCCTTCTAATCGCTGTCTATGCTACAGCAGTAGCCCATCCAGGGACGGTTGTTACGAAAAAAATCTGCACCTCTTGGGAATTAGCCAAAAATAGAGCGTTTATTATGACGCACAAACAAGCAAATCAACCGCAGCTGGATTCAAAAGCGTTGACGCTGGCGGACAATGCTGATCGGGTACCTGTATTGATGTACCACTACATTGCTCCAAAAGCTGACATTAGCGAGCCGGACAACAATTCCATGATTAGTTTGGAATCGTTTGAGCAGGGGATGGAATATTTGCACACGAATGGCTACAAGACAGCGACGATGGAGCAGCTTGAGAAATATATTAATGGCGAAGGTGCTTTGCCGGATAAGTCGGTCGTTATTACGTTCGATGATGGGTATCAAAACAATATTATTTATGCTTATCCTATTTTGAAAAAATATGGCTTTCACGCGACGATGTTTGTTGTTGGAATACATATTCAACAAAAGACGGCAGCATTCGATTCGAAAAAAACAAGCTTTCTTTCCACTGAGGAAATGAAAGCGTCGAGCGACGTATTTGAATATCACAGCCACACCTATGATTTGCACAAAAAAGGGACAGCGGTTTGCGGCATTGCCTATTCTTCGCTTGCAGACGCCAGCCTGATTACGAATGATATTCACCAAATAAAAGAGCTTGGCATTGACTCGCCTTATTTTGCTTACCCGTACGGCGAGGCGAACACACAGATTATTTATCATTTGCGTGAAAATGGTTATCGGATGGCGTTCTCCGTACGCAGTGGTTTTGCTGTGCCGGGAACCGATCCAATGCTGGTTCCGAGGTTGACCGTTACTTCTTCTACGGATATGCATACGCTGCTTCATCCGGAAGCTATTGTGCATTGA
- a CDS encoding histidine triad nucleotide-binding protein, whose translation MDCIFCKIVEGTLPSTKVYESDTVIAFKDIKPEASVHILIIPKKHIATMNDVTADDDAVMAELFTAARQIAIEQGIAESGYRLINNVNSDGGQLVYHLHFHLLGGEKLGPLNAL comes from the coding sequence ATGGATTGCATTTTTTGTAAAATTGTCGAAGGTACATTGCCGTCAACTAAAGTGTATGAGTCGGATACAGTCATTGCTTTTAAAGATATTAAGCCGGAAGCTTCCGTACATATTTTAATCATTCCTAAAAAGCATATTGCCACAATGAATGATGTGACCGCAGACGACGATGCTGTAATGGCTGAGCTGTTCACAGCAGCACGTCAAATTGCGATCGAGCAGGGCATTGCCGAATCTGGCTACCGTTTAATTAACAATGTGAATAGCGATGGCGGTCAATTGGTGTATCATTTGCATTTCCATTTGCTCGGAGGCGAGAAGCTGGGCCCGCTAAATGCGTTATAA